The DNA segment GCCGATCCGGCGGACGAATCCCACGCGCTCATCGAGGAGTTCAGGCATGGCGGCCCCCTTCCCGTGCCGGCACGGGCACCTGTGGCGCGGCCGGTTCCCGCCGCGCCACAGGCTGACACGATCGGCGCCCGGGCGCACCGGTGCGGGCCGGACTTTCCGCCACGGGGCGGGTCGTCCCGCCGCTCAGAGATCCCCGTACGCCTCGCCGCCGAGTGCCATCCGCGCCGTGCCGGCGGTGAGGTCCGCGAGCCAGGCGCGGAAGGCGTCGAGGTCGGCCTCCGGCAGGCCGATCTCGATGCTGACCTCCGCCCCGTAGGTGACCTCGCGCACCGCCCGGCCCGTCGTCCGCAGGTCGTTCTCCACCCGGCCCGCGCGCTGGTGGTCGACGGTGACCGTGACCAGGCGGAAGCGCTGCCGGGTGACCGTGCCCAGCGCGTCCAGCGCCTCGCCGACGACGCCGCCGTACGCGCGGATGAGGCCGCCGGCGCCCAGCTTCACCCCGCCGAAGTAGCGGGTGACGACGGCGACGACGTAGCGGACCTCG comes from the Streptomyces angustmyceticus genome and includes:
- a CDS encoding YigZ family protein translates to MQEQYRTLAREGVHEIEINKSRFLCALAPVATEAEAQDFIARIRKEHPTARHHCFAYVLGADGGIQKASDDGEPGGTAGVPMLQMLVRREVRYVVAVVTRYFGGVKLGAGGLIRAYGGVVGEALDALGTVTRQRFRLVTVTVDHQRAGRVENDLRTTGRAVREVTYGAEVSIEIGLPEADLDAFRAWLADLTAGTARMALGGEAYGDL